One Nocardia huaxiensis genomic window, CCGAGGCGGCCAGGGGCCGGGATGAGTCAAAGTTTTCGGATGCCATCGAGTACAGCTCGCAGAATGTTGAGGTCGTCGGATCCGTTCTCGGGCATGGCCGGAGCGCGGAATTTGAGTAGGCCGTCGGCGATCAGGTCGCCGACGAGAATCTTGGTCACCGCCAGTGGCAGCCGCAGCGCGGCCGACACCTCGGCCACCGACAGGGGCAGCCGGCACAACCGCACGATATCGGTGTACTCCGGTTCGACCCGGCGCAGCGGCGGCGCCATATTCGGCACCACCACCACGGTGAGCATGTCGAGATCGTGCCCCGCCCCCATGGTTCGGCCGCCGGTCCTCGCATAGGGGCGCACGAGGGGACCGGCAGCGTCGTCGAACCACTGTTCGCCCGGCCGCGGCGTCATGACAGCCGGGGGTTGACCTGTCCGGCCAGCGGCTGGCGCGGGGAGGTGGACAGATAGGTGCCGACACGCTGGACCGTGAGGTTCATTTCGTACGCGACCATGCCTAGGTTGGCCTGCTCGGTGGCCTGCAGCGCCAGGCAGGCGTGACTGCCCGCGGCGGTCACGAAGAGCACCGCCCGGTCGAGTTCGATGACCGCCTGGCGTACGCCACCGCCGTCGAAACGCGTTCCCGCGCTGCGCGCCAGCCCGTAGAGCGTGGAGGACATGGCGCCGAAGTGCTCGGCGTCCTCACGGCTCATCGAGGAGGAACGGCCCAGCAGCAGCCCGTCGGTGGAGTGCACCACCGCGTGCCGCACACCCGCGAGCCGATCGACCAGATCGTCGAGAAGCCAGTTGAGATCACCAGCGTTTGAGATGGTCACCGTCGCCTTCCTGTCTGTCCTGAATTCCATTGGACGTCGGCGCGTTCGCACTCGGATCGGCCTGCCGGCCCTGCCTGGTTCCGTTCGCGATCGCGGACATGAGGTCTCGGGCCTGCTCGGCCGTGCGGGTAGGCTCGGGCGGCGCCTCCTGGGTCGCCTTCTCCTGCGCCAATTCCGGTGCGAGACTTGCCTGCCGGCGCCTGCGCGGGAGCGCGGGCCGACCGTCGGAGCCAGTGTAATGCGAACCACCGAATTCGGAAGAGCGGAAACCGTTTTCCCGTGGTATCTGCGGCTGCGGGCGGTCGCGCCACGAATTCGGATTGGTCGGCGGATCGAACGGTGCGGGGGTGTCGAAGGACATCTGCTGCGGGAATCGGTGATCGGGGTGCGCGGCGGGCGGCGCCGGCGCGGCGGGCGCGGGTTCGTCGGGCGCACTGTGCCGGGCGGCGGGAAGCGCGATGCTGTTCCCGGCTGCGGGCAGCGCGTGTGCGCCCGTGGCGGCCAGAGCGTGGGTTCCGGTCGTGGTGGCGTCGAGTTGGCGCGGCACGGCCGGGATTTCGCCGGTGCGGCCCGCGGGCACGGTGAGCCCCGACGGCACCAGCACAATGGCGCGCACGCCGCCGTAATCGGATTCGGTGAGCCGCACCGAGATTCCGTTGCGCACCGCCAGCTGGGCGACCACGAACATGCCCAGCCGGGAATCCTCCGACAGGGTGGTGACACCGAAGTCCGGTGGATTGCGCAGCATGTCGTTGATGCGGGCGATCTCCGGCTCTGGAATGCCCATGCCCTGATCGATGATCTCGACCGCCACCCCCTTGCCGACCACATTGCCGCGCACCGACACCTGCGACTGCGGCGGCGAGAAGTGCGCGGCATTGTCGACCAGCTCGGCGATCAGGTGCACGAGGTCGGCCACCGCGGTGCCGGCCACCGAAACCTCGGGCAGCCGCGCGATTTTCACGCGCGTGTAGTCCAGGGCCTCACCCACGCCACTGCGCACCACCTCGACCAGCTGGACGGGATTGCGCCACTGCCGGCCGGGCTGGCCGCCCGCGAGAATGATCAGGTTCTCGGCATTGCGGCGTTCGCGGGTGGCCAGATGGTCCAGGCGGAAGAACAATTCGAGCAGCGCCGGATCCTCCTGCTTGGATTCGGCCTCGTCGAGCACCTCCAGCTGCCGGTGCACCACGACCTGGCTGCGGTGGGCGATATTGAGGAACACCGACTTCACGCCCTCGCGGGTGCGGGATTCGGTGATGGCCGCCGCGACCGCCGCCGCGTGCGCGTGACTGAACGCCTGCGCCACCTGACCGATCTCGTCGCCGCCGAAATCCAGTGGCGGCGTCTCGGTCTGCGGATCCACCTGCTCGCCCTCGCGCAGCTTGCGCATGATCTCGGGCAGCCGCTCGTCCGCGAGGGCGAAGGTCTGGTCGCGTAGTCGCTTGAGGCGGCGGATGATCCGGTTCGCCAGCACCAGCGCCACCAGGAAGGCGAGCACCGCCACCGCGAACAGCGCGGACCCGGCGAGGGCGGAATTGCGGGCATCGGTTTCGGCCGCGTCGACGGCCAGGCCCTGGGCGTGCTGGCTCTGGCTGTCCCACAGCTCCAGCAGCGCCGTGTTCACTTCATTGGCGGCTGCCTGCCACTCTTCGACGGTGAACGGCAGCGGGTCCGGTTCGGTCTTCGGCTTGACGGCGGTGATCGGGTCCAGGGCGCGCGCGATGAAGGAGTTCTCCATGAACGCCAGCCGCCCCCACGACGGCATGGCGGTGATGGCCTGGGCCGCCGCCACCCGCTCCTGCTCGTCGGTGGTGGCCATGCCCTCGATGCTGACCCGATAGCCGCCGACCAGCCGCGAGAACTCCGCGGCCAGCTCCGGGGGCAGGGTGCCGTCATTGGCCAGGATGCTCGCCAAGGAGGTGCTGCGGGACAGCATTTCGGACGCGCCGACGATGGTGAGGGTCTCGCCGGTCTCCACGGCCACCTCCGCCGAGGGCGCGGTGGTCTGCACGGCCTGCGTGCCGATGGAGATGACATCGAGCAGGTGGCTGTAGAAGGTGTAGGTGTCCGACAGCGTCAGCGCGTGCGCGTCGACCTGCGTGCGCACCGCGGCCAGTTGGGCGATGAGCGTATTGAATCCGCCCACATCGCCCTTCACGCCCTCCGGACCCAGATCCTCCATGGTGGCGGTGGTGGGCGCGAACGCCCGCAGCGCGGCATCGAGCCGTAACCGAGCCTGCGCCACGCCTTTCGGATTCGGGGCCTCGCCGCCCAGCTGGGCCAGCGTCAGCTGCCGCTCCTGCTGGACCGAGCCCACCAGCTCCTTGGTCAGCGGTGTGAAGTCGCGCAGCGCTACCGCCCAGTCGCGTGCGTTGCGGCCTTCGACCACAAGGTATCCCGCGCCACCCACACCGATCACGAGCAGCGCCAGGCTCGGAACGAGTGCGATGGCGAGAACGCGGGTGCGGACACCGAGTCTCGCTGTGAACATCGGCACAACGTATCGGGACATATGTCACATACGTTGCGGATATCCCGTTGAGCGGAACCAAGATTGACTGTCAGAGCCATGCGTGCATCGGAATGATGGTTTCGCGGTGCCGGATTCGTGTGCGCGCCGTGGGCGGCCCGGACGCTCGCTGTCCAGGTTCGCACCGAACCCGCAGCGGGCCGGGATGATTCGTCACTCGGTGTCGCGCCGCCGGTGCCGTGCGCCGTTCTCGGCGTCGGACTGCCCGTCGTGCGGCGGGTTGCCGGGATCGGCGCGACGGCCCTGCCGGGTGCCGTTCTCGATGGCGGACATGAGATCTCGCGCCTGCTCGGCGGTGCGTTCCGGACGGGTTGGGGCCGGTGTCTCGGCGGATAGCGGATCTTTCGCCAGTTCCGGTGCGAGGCTGGATTGGCGGCGGCGGCGCGGGAGTGTCGGCCGATGCTCGCCACCGCGAGAAGTGTCCGGCCGCACGGGCTCCGGCGGGGCGGGAGTTGCGTCCATCTCCCTCGAACCGCGTCCGGGATCCGGTGCGGCAGGCAGGGCGTGCGGCCGGTGGGTCGTGAGCGGCCGGCGTGGGTCGGGGACCTGCTCGCGGCCGGACATCTCGGTGCTGATGAGCGCGGCCGGCACCAGCACGATCGCGCGAATGCCGCCGTAGTCGGACTCGGACAGGCGCACCGAAATGCCGTGGCGCGCCGCGAGTTGCGACACCACGAACAGGCCGAGCCGGGAATCGGTGGACAGGGCGGTGACGCCGAAATCCACCGGGGCGGCCAGGCGCGCATTGGCGGCCGCCAATTCGGGTTCGGGAATGCCCATGCCCTGATCGCTGATCTCCAGGGCGAGGCCGCGAGCGACGGTGCGACCGGAGATCTCCACGAACGCCTGCGGCGGCGAGAACGACGTGGCGTTGTCGACCAGTTCGGCCAGCAGGTGGATGAGGTCGCCGACGGCCGCGCCGAGCACGAACGCCTCGGGCAGGCGCGAGGTGCGGACCCGCTGATAATCCAGGGTCTCGCCGACCGCGCTGCGCACCAATTCCATGACCGGCACCGGATTTCGCCACTGCCGGCCCGGCTGCCCGCCCGCGAGAATGATCAGGTTCTCGGCATTGCGGCGCTCCCGGGTGGCGAGGTGGTCGAGCCGGAAGAAGGTGTCGAGCAGGGTCGGATCCTCCTGCGTGGACTCGGCCTCGTCGAGCAGCTCGAGCTGCCGGTGCATCACCACCTGGCTGCGGTGCGCGATATTGCGGAAGACCGCCTTCACGCCCTCGCGGGTGCGGGCCTCGGTCACCGCGGCGGACACGGCCGCCGCGTGCGCATGGCCGAAAGCCTGTGCCACCTGGCCGATCTCATCGCCGCCGAAATCCAGCTGCGGGTCGGTGGCCTCCGCGTCGACGGCTTCGCCGGTCGCCAGCCTGCGCATGGTCTCGGGCAGCTGCTCATCGGCCAGCGCGAGGGTGCGATCCCGCAAGCGGCGCAGCCGCCGGATGATGCGATTCGCCAGCACCATCGCCACCACGATCGCGCCCACCGCGACCGCGAGAATTCCCGCACCCGCGAGCAACGAATTGCGTGTGGTGCCGGACGCGGCGTCGGAGGCCAGGCTCTGGGCCTGGGAACTCTGCGCCTCCCACAGATCGGCCAGCGCCTTGTCGACTTCCGCTGCCGCGGACTGCCATTCGGTGTTGGTCAGCGGAAGAGCCACGCGCCGGACCGGCGTCCCGGTGTCCTCGCGGGGCAGCGCACGTTGCGACAGTGCGGTTTCCATGGCGCCCAGCCGCTGCCAGGCCGCACCGGAGACCAGCGCCTGCGTCGCGGCCGCCTGATCGGGATCCGGGTCGGCGACGAACTGCTCGATGCGCATCCGGTAGTACCCGACCAGTCGCACGAATTCGGTGCCGAGCTCCGGACTCAGCTCCTCGTCCTGCGCCAGCGCCGCACCCAGGGCGGTGGCCCGGCTCATGGCCTCCAGACTCTGCAGCACCTCGGCGGATTCGGAGAGTTCGGCGGCGGTGGCGGCATCGGGTGCGGTCTGCTGGGCGATGCGAATACCCGACATCACCAATTCCGGCATGCGACTGTAGAACTGGTACGCCTCGGCCACCGGCACCGTCCCGGCGTCGACACCGGCGCGAATCGTGGTGAGCTGCTTGCCGAGCGCCTGGAACGCCGCGGTGCTGTCGCCCATCGATTCGGGCCCCATGCTCGACAGCCGCGACTGATTGGGTGCGATCTGCAGGAAGGCGTTGTCCAGCCGCAGCCGCGCCGCCGCCAGATCCCGGATATCCGGATCGGCTCCGGCATTGCGCCACAGGGTGATTCGCCGTTCGGCCTGAATGGCTTCGACCAGCTCCCGGGTCGGGGAGATCCCCGCCCGCAGCTCGTCGGCCCAGGCGCGGGCCTCGTTCGACTGGTCCACCAGTCCGCCCGTCGCGCCCACGCCGACGACCACCAGGGCCAGGCTGGGGACGAGCGCTATCGCCAGGATACGGGTCCGGACACCGAGGTTCGGCATGCGCATTGCCACAACGTAGCCATTCGGGGAGGTGATCCTGGCCACGAGTCCCTTTGACCAGGACCAGGATTGACGATCCGCGCCGGTCCGTGTAAGCCAGGGAATAGCGGACCATTCGGTCCGGCAACGGTTTTCGGAACTTCACGCGGGATCCCGTACCCGCACCCCTCGTACAGGCACGGGATCCCGCGTCCGGATCAACTCGCGGAGATGGCCGAGACGTACCAGCCGAACGAATGACCCTTGCTGGAACAGAAGAAGCTGTCGTGGAACCAGACCCCGCAGCGCGCGCCCGCGAACTCGACCTTGGGCCCCCACACGTCGCTGTCCGTGGCCACCTCGTCGATGCTCGGGTTACCGCCCGCCCGGGTATACGCGCCGGGGGAGAACGCCGGATGCGCCGGCATCGAAGCCGAGTCGATGACGACCTGACTCACCTGGAAGGGAATCGGTACGTCGGCCTCGGCGAACTTGATGGTCATGGACGCGGGCGAGGCCAGGTCGCACCCGACATCCCCGGTGGGCGCGATCGAGCAATTGATTCCGCCCGCGCGGAAGTACAGCGCAGCCGATTCCTCGGCCGATGCCGTCCCCGCGAGCGGAACGGCGGCAAGCGCGGACGCGGCGGCAACTCCCGCGGCGCGCTGGGTGAAGCTGAGCATTCGAACAATCCCTTCCGAACCGTGCACTCATCGTTGGCTATTCGGTGGTACTGCTGGGGTGTTGTTCGTAGCCCGGAACCCGCTGGTTACAGGTCATTTTTGCAATCCGGCATATCGGGCGTGCCGGATTGCCGTGCCGGACCGACATTTCCGGCCGGAAACCCGGCTCGACCGGCCGGGATCGTGCAGACGCCCATGTACCCCCCGCCCGGAGGGTAGATTTGTCCGTACCCGGAAGTAACTTGTAAGTAGGAGGCGACGATGCCGGTACCGGCAGCCGCGGTATTCGACCGTCTGCGGACGTTCGCGGCGGTGGACACGACCGACGATCGTGACAACCGCGCGATCACCGAGGTGTTCACCGGCAGCACGCTGGGCACGGTGCCCGTCGGCACCGCCGACGATGTCGCGGCCGCCGTCGCCAGAGGCCGTGCCGCACAGGCGGAATGGGCCGCACGGCCGGTGAAGGAGCGGGCCGCGGTGCTCGAGCGCTACCGGGCGCTGGTGGTGGAGAACCGCGAATACCTCATGGACATCGTGCAGGCCGAGACCGGCAAGGCGCGGTGGGCGGCGCAGGAAGAGATCATGGGGCTGATCTTCGCGGCCCGGTATTTCTCCCGGGTCGCGCCGCAGCTGCTGGCGCCGCACAGTGCGACCGGGGCGTTCCCGGTGCTGAACCGGGCTTCGGTGCGGGCGGTGCCCAAGGGGATCGTGGGCGTCATCGCGCCGTGGAACTACCCGATGCTGCTGTCGGTCGGTGACTCGATTCCGGCGTTGCTCGCCGGTAATGCCGTGGTGGTCAAGCCGGACAGTCAGACGCCGTACTCCTCGCTGGCCAATGCCGAACTGTTCGCGCGGGCCGGGCTGCCCCGGGACCTGTTCGCCGTCGTCACCGGTCCCGGCACGGTGGTGGGCACCGCCATCGTCGACTCGTGCGACTACCTGATGTTCACCGGGTCCTCCGCGACCGGGCGCACGCTGGCCGAACAGTGCGGGCGTCGCCTCATCGGCTTCTCGGCGGAACTGGGCGGCAAGAATCCGATGATCGTCACCAAGGACGCCAATCTCGACAAGGCCGCCAAAGCGGCTGTGCGCGCGTGCTTCTCGAATGCCGGGCAGCTGTGCATCTCCATCGAGCGGTTGTATGTCGATCGGAGCGTGGCCGATGCGTTCACCGAGAAGTTCGTGGCTAATGTGAAGGCCGCGAAACTCGGTGCCTCCTACGACTTCTCGAACGATATCGGCAGCCTCATCTCCGAATCCCAGCTCGAGACCGTCACCAAGCATGTGGCCGACGCCGTATCGAAGGGCGCGAAGGTGCTCGCGGGTGGCAATGCGCGCCCGGATCTCGGCCCGCTCTTCTACGAACCGACCGTGCTCTCCGAGGTCACCGACGCCATGGAGTGCGGGCGCAACGAAACCTTCGGGCCGCTGGTCTCCATCTACCCCGTGGACGGGGTCGAAGAGGCCATCACGCGCGCCAATGACACCGAATACGGCCTGAACGCGAGCGTCTGGGCGGGAAGCAAATCCGAGGGCGAGCAGATCGCCGAGCGTTTGCACGCCGGCACCGTCAATGTCGACGAGGGCTACGCCCCGGCGTGGGGCACCACCGGCGCTCCCATGGGCGGCATGGGTATTTCGGGTGTCGGCCGCCGGCACGGTCCCGACGGCCTGCTGAAGTTCACCGAACCGCAGTCCATCGTGGTCACCCGGTTCTTGAACCTGGATGCCCCGGCCTTCTTCCCGAACGACAAGTGGCAGCCGTTCCTGATGGGCATCGCGCGCGCGATCCGGTTCCTGCCGGGCCGCTGAGGCCGCGCAATCCCTCGAGCCGCTCCGGTCCGCACGGTCCGGGGCGGCTCCCGCATTCCGGGGCTATCCGGTGCGCAGCCGAGTCTTCGCCGATTGTGCGAGGCGCAGCGCACCCGGCGCGACGGTGAGTGCCGCGTAGATTGCCGCGGGCTTGAGCGCGAAGCGTTCCCCCAGGGCGATCCGGACCTGTGCGCGTGCGCTTGTGGTATCGGAGGACGCCAGGGCGGAACGGGCGCGGTCCATGGCTTGATGGAAGCGGATGTCGCCGCGTTTGCGCAGGGCCGTCTCCCGCGTGGCCGGATCGTCGGTGAGCTCGGCGATCCGGGTGAAGGCCACCTGCACGCTGTCCTGGTAGATCCGATGGGTGCCGGGCTCTTCGGGGATGCGATAGCCCGCGAGTGGTTCGGGAATCAGGCGAACGACGCTGCCCTGCGCGAGCATTCGCGCGAACAGCATCAGGCCCTCGACGGTCGGCAGGTCGTTCTCGTAGCCGCCGCCGGATTGCCAGGCGGCTGCCCGAATAGCGGCGGTGTAGTAGAGCACCGACCCCGCCACGTATTCGGCGAGGGTGATGCGGTGGCCGATGCCGGGCTCCTCGGTGATGCCGCCGTCGCGGCGGAAGGTGGTCGATCCGAGTGCGCCGTCGTCGGTGAATCCGGCGGCGTCGACCGCTACCACGTCGGTGTCGGAATGTTCCTGCAGCACTTGATGCGTGCGTGCGCAGAACGTCGGCATGAGCTTGTGGTGGGGGCGCACGACCGTGTAGATCTGCCCCCTCGCCTGTGCGGCGGCGTGATTGATCCCGGCGCCGAATCCGTGACTGTCCGTGCGCGACACGACAATTCGCTCGTCGCCGTACTTGTCCGCGATGACCTGCGCCTCGCCGGATGCATCGGCGACGATCAACTCCCACGCGTCGAAGCCCTGCTCCCGGACCGATTCGATCAGATCGGCCAGTCTGGGTTCGGGTCCTTCGACTACCGTCAGAATGCTGAACTCTGGTTGAGACATAGTGGCAAACCCCCATCGTCGATCCCCTGGCTGGAGTCACGATATCCCGATCAGCAGGACCGGATGGCGGCATTGTGCGAGAGGGTTCCGCCCTCGGTCCTGGTGATCGGTCGTCCAATCCGGGAGTGCTTCGTGGCGTGCGGCGCGATGGGTGGACGACGGTGTCCGGGGGTGGCGGTGGACGACGTTGTCCGGCCGGAGCGCTGCGGTGGGCCAAGGGGTTTCGGCGTTCAGGCGTCGGCCTGCCAGGCGAAGCCGTCGGGGTCGGTGAAGGTGCCGATGGTGCCGTGCATCGTGATGCCGTGGGAGCCGGAGCCGGCGGGGGAGACCCCGGCGTCCTTCGCGGCGGCCTTGCGGGGGTACAGGGCCAGCTTGACGGGAGAGCCGGTGAGGTCGAACTCGGCGTACTTGCCGCCGAAGCTCTTCGAGACGGTCAGGCCGCGCTCGACGTAGTACCGCTTGCTCGCCTTGACATCCTCGACGCCGAGCAGCAGCACGACGCTGTCGACCTTGCGGGAGGACGGGCCGGTGTCCTTCTTCTGCGAGGTGGTGATCTTCCAGATGGTCCCGTCCGGACCCTGAATGATGCCGCCGTAGCCCCAGAAGCTCTTCTTGGCGGGGTCGAGAACGCTGAATCCGTTTCGCAGGGCGGAGGCGATGAGGTTGTCGGCGGTGCCGGGCTGATCGACGACCAGCGACATCATGAAGCCGCGGAAGCCCTCCGACGCAGCCTGCACGGGCCCGAAGGTCAGCGCCTCGCCGAGCCCGAAGGCGGCGTCGTACGCGGCGGCGGTGGCTGTCGGATCGGCGGTCTCGAGGTTGACGGTGATCGCGGTGGCGGTGCTGGTGTTTGTCATGGCTATAACGTTAAATTTCGCCGTTACCTGCGACATCCGTGCCGACCACGGAATCCGCCACGGAAAGACCACGTACCGGACCCGCAGTCCTAAGCCGCGCTATTTTAGAACCTGTTTCAGAAGATGGGAGACAGGTATGACGGGCAGTGGAGCCGGGCGGTTCGAGGGGAAGGTCGCGGTGGTGACGGGTGCGTCCTCCGGGCTGGGGCAGGCCGTGGCGCGCTCGCTCATCGACGGCGGAGCGCGGGTATTCGGCGTCGGACGGGACCGGGAGCGTTTGAGCGCCGAGCTGGAGGGTGGCGAAACCGCCTGGCTGGCAGCAGATCTCGCCGACCCGGCAGCGAGCGCCGACGTGGTGCGGGCGTGCACGGAACGCTTCGGCGGCCTCGACATCCTGGTGAATGCGGCCGGTGCGCACACCATGCGCCACACCGCCGAGGTCACCGACGCCGACTGGCACTACGACCTGGCGGTCAACCTGAGCGCACCGTTCTTCCTCTCCCGCGCCGCCCTGCCCTCGCTGCTCGAACGCGGCGGCTGCATAGTCAATGTCGCCTCGATCGCCGGTCTCGAAGGTCAGGCCTACTCCGCCGGATACTGCGCCGCCAAACACGGTCTCATCGGCCTGACCCGCGCCATGGCCCTCGAATTCGACGCCCGCGGCATTCGGATCAACGCCGTCTGCCCCGGCGGGATGACCACCCCGCTCCTGGAGAACTTCACCTTCCCGGAAGACCCCGACTACACCCTGATCATGAAGACCGCCACGGCCCGCGGCCTGATGGACCCGGCCCAGGTGGCCACTGTCATCAGCTTCCTCTGCTCGCCGGACGCCTCGGCCGTCCACGGCGCCGTCTACACCGTCGACAACGGCAAAATGGCGCTCTGACACCCGCTGCCGCCCGCGGACTGCCTAGGGTGGGGTGGTCGAAAGGATGCTCGATGTCTGTGAATCCGCTTGCCGGCGTGGGGGCTTGGGACAATGTGGCCGACGGTTACGACGAGTTCGCCGCGCCGATGATGGAACCGTTCGCGTTGCGGGCGCTCGAGATCGCGGATCCCGCGCCCGGCGCCCGGATCGTGGACGTCGCGACCGGGACAGGGCTGCTGGCGTTCGCGGCCGCCGAGCGGGGGACGGAGGTTCAGGCCCTCGACTTCTCGGCGGCGATGATCGATCGGGTCCGGGCGCGGGCCGAGGCGAAGGGGGTGACCGATCTCGTCGCCGTGGTGGGGGACGGGCAGGCGCTGCCCTACGGTGATGACACCTTCGACGCGGGGTTCTCGATGTTCGGGCTGATGTTCTTCCCCGATCGGGCGCGGGGGTTCGCGGAGTTGCGGCGTGTACTGCGGCCCGGCGGTATCGCCGTGGTCGCGAGCTGGGCGCCCATCGCGGAATCGCCGCTCATGTCACTGCTTTTCGGCGCGTATCAGGCCGGAATCCCGGATTTCCCCGCGCCGCGGCCGAATCCGGACAGCCTGGAGAATCCGGAGGTCTTCGAAAGCGAGCTGGCGGCGTCCGGATTCACCGAGATACGGGTCCGGCCGCAGTCCGTCGCGGTCGCCTACGACAGCGCGGCCGAGCTGTGGGAGGGGATCACACGGCATAGTGCCGCCCTGCAGCTGACTCGCCGGCGCACCGCTGCCGCCACCTGGAAGGCCCAGGAGGACATCATGATTCGCTATCTGGAGGAGAACTATCGCCCCGGCGAGGAACTCTCCACCACCGCCTGGCTGGGCAGCGGGCGCAAGCCCGCCACCACGATATGAAGGACTGATGGCGCGGCCGGCCCGGAGAAACCGGCCGCGCCACCTCCTCATCCGGTCAGGTCCGCGCCGCGCGGCGGGGCGGGAGCCGCTTCCAACGCCGCCGCTTCGGCATCGGTGAACAACCGAGACCGGATGATGAATCGGACTCCTTCCGGAGCTTCGAGGGAGAATCCGCCGCCGCGCCCGGGGACCACGTCGACGGTGAGATGGGTGTGCCGCCAGTACTCGTACTGGTCGGCGCTCATCCAGAACGAGGTGTCGGGGAAGACGCGGCCGAGCATGACATCGGCTGCGCCGACCCGGAATTCGCCCAGCGGATAGCACATGGGGGAGCTGCCATCACAGCAGCCGCCGGATTGGTGGAACATCACCGGGCCGTGGTGAGCGATGAGCCCTTGCAGCACCTCGGTAGCAGCCTCGGTGATGCCCACTCTGGACACGGTCCCTGATTTCATCAGAAGAAGCCCAACTTTTTCGGTGAGTAGGAGACCAGCAGATTCTTGGTCTGCTGGTAGTGGTCCAGCATCATCTTGTGGGTTTCCCGTCCGATGCCGGACTTCTTGTAGCCGCCGAAGGCGGCGTGTGCGGGATAGGCGTGGAAGCAGTTGGTCCACACCCGGCCGGCCTTGATGGCGCGGCCCAGGCGGTACGCGGTGCTGCCGTCGCGGGTCCACACGCCCGCGCCCAGACCGTACAGGGTGTCATTGGCGATGGTGATCGCTTCGACCTCATTGTCGAAGCGAGTCACCGCCACCACCGGGCCGAAGATCTCCTCCTGGAAGATCCTCATATCATTGCGGCCCTCGAAGATCGTGGGCTCGATGTAATACCCGTTGGGGAAGCCTTCCACCTTGCGCATCTCGCCGCCGGTGAGGACCTTCGCTCCCTCTTTGCGGCCGATGTCGATGTAGGACAGGATCTTCTCGTATTGGTCGTTGCTGGCCTGCGCTCCGATCATGGTCGAATCATCAAGGGGGTTCCCGCCTTTGATGGCCTTGGTGCGTTCGATGCAGCGCGCCATGAACTCGTCGTAGATCGAGGAGTGGATGAGCGCACGGGACGGGCAGGTGCAGACTTCACCCTGATTCAGGGCGAACATGACGAATCCTTCGACGGCCTTGTCGAGGAAATCGTCGTCGGCGGCGGCCACATCGGGCAGGAAGATATTGGGCGACTTGCCACCCAGCTCGAGTGTCAC contains:
- a CDS encoding glycosyltransferase, translating into MSQPEFSILTVVEGPEPRLADLIESVREQGFDAWELIVADASGEAQVIADKYGDERIVVSRTDSHGFGAGINHAAAQARGQIYTVVRPHHKLMPTFCARTHQVLQEHSDTDVVAVDAAGFTDDGALGSTTFRRDGGITEEPGIGHRITLAEYVAGSVLYYTAAIRAAAWQSGGGYENDLPTVEGLMLFARMLAQGSVVRLIPEPLAGYRIPEEPGTHRIYQDSVQVAFTRIAELTDDPATRETALRKRGDIRFHQAMDRARSALASSDTTSARAQVRIALGERFALKPAAIYAALTVAPGALRLAQSAKTRLRTG
- a CDS encoding glyoxalase yields the protein MTNTSTATAITVNLETADPTATAAAYDAAFGLGEALTFGPVQAASEGFRGFMMSLVVDQPGTADNLIASALRNGFSVLDPAKKSFWGYGGIIQGPDGTIWKITTSQKKDTGPSSRKVDSVVLLLGVEDVKASKRYYVERGLTVSKSFGGKYAEFDLTGSPVKLALYPRKAAAKDAGVSPAGSGSHGITMHGTIGTFTDPDGFAWQADA
- a CDS encoding SDR family NAD(P)-dependent oxidoreductase; translation: MTGSGAGRFEGKVAVVTGASSGLGQAVARSLIDGGARVFGVGRDRERLSAELEGGETAWLAADLADPAASADVVRACTERFGGLDILVNAAGAHTMRHTAEVTDADWHYDLAVNLSAPFFLSRAALPSLLERGGCIVNVASIAGLEGQAYSAGYCAAKHGLIGLTRAMALEFDARGIRINAVCPGGMTTPLLENFTFPEDPDYTLIMKTATARGLMDPAQVATVISFLCSPDASAVHGAVYTVDNGKMAL
- a CDS encoding class I SAM-dependent methyltransferase, giving the protein MSVNPLAGVGAWDNVADGYDEFAAPMMEPFALRALEIADPAPGARIVDVATGTGLLAFAAAERGTEVQALDFSAAMIDRVRARAEAKGVTDLVAVVGDGQALPYGDDTFDAGFSMFGLMFFPDRARGFAELRRVLRPGGIAVVASWAPIAESPLMSLLFGAYQAGIPDFPAPRPNPDSLENPEVFESELAASGFTEIRVRPQSVAVAYDSAAELWEGITRHSAALQLTRRRTAAATWKAQEDIMIRYLEENYRPGEELSTTAWLGSGRKPATTI
- a CDS encoding DUF779 domain-containing protein — translated: MKSGTVSRVGITEAATEVLQGLIAHHGPVMFHQSGGCCDGSSPMCYPLGEFRVGAADVMLGRVFPDTSFWMSADQYEYWRHTHLTVDVVPGRGGGFSLEAPEGVRFIIRSRLFTDAEAAALEAAPAPPRGADLTG